One Epinephelus lanceolatus isolate andai-2023 chromosome 10, ASM4190304v1, whole genome shotgun sequence genomic region harbors:
- the rab13 gene encoding ras-related protein Rab-13 gives MAKKYDFLFKLLLIGDSGVGKTCLIIRFAEDNFNSTYISTIGIDFKVKTIEVDGKKVKLQVWDTAGQERFKTITTAYYRGAMGIILVYDITDDKSFENIQNWMKSIKENASAGVSRMLLGNKCDIEAKRKVSKETGEKLAKDHGIRFFETSAKSSINVEESFLSLASDILQKSSKKPGPTGREVKITSSTEKKTSKCVLL, from the exons ATGGCGAAAAAGTATGATTTCCTTTTCAAATTGTTACTCATCGGGGACAGCGGAGTGGGCAAAACATGTCTGATCATACGTTTTGCTGAGGACAATTTCAACTCCACGTACATTTCCACCATCG GCATCGACTTTAAAGTAAAAACCATTGAAGTGGATGGAAAGAAAGTGAAACTACAAGTCTG GGACACAGCAGGACAGGAGAGGTTCAAGACCATTACGACAGCCTACTACAGAGGAGCCATG GGCATCATCCTGGTGTACGACATCACAGACGACAAGTCCTTCGAAAACATCCAGAACTGGATGAAGAGCATTAAAGAA AACGCATCAGCCGGGGTCAGTCGGATGTTACTAGGTAATAAGTGCGACATTGAAGCAAAGCGGAAAGTTTCCAAGGAGACGGGAGAAAAG CTGGCAAAAGATCATGGGATCAGGTTCTTTGAGACCAGTGCAAAGTCCAGCATCAACGTGGAGGAG tcttttctgtctttggcAAGCGACATACTACAGAAATCCAGCAAGAAACCA GGCCCCACAGGTCGAGAGGTGAAAATCACAagcagcacagagaaaaaaacctCCAAATGTGTTCTTCTCTAG
- the fdps gene encoding farnesyl pyrophosphate synthase isoform X1, which produces MRRLLNLVVDARKVIRTMWYAVSPHKLKTTYVLLCTSSFQGDSICNGTQSSKKALLSDPRLFDAQFDELVMELSERDLTDPALADALNRLKEVLVYNSPGGKRNRGLSVIGSLRELLPPTQLTQDTVRRALVVGWCIELLQAFFLVADDIMDASVTRRGQPCWYKKDGIGLDAINDSFLLEGSIYRLLRRHCRDQPYYVHLLELFTETTFQTELGQALDLMTAPPGQIDLNRFTMERYKAIVKYKTAFYSFYLPVAAAMYIAGIESEEEHNNAKHILLEMGEFFQIQDDYLDCYGDPAVTGKIGTDIQDNKCSWLVVKALQNMTAEQRTELEACYGRHDDACVEKVKELYSTLQMPTLYHRYEEESYQRLQKLIACHAQNLPHSVFLNFAKKIYKRNK; this is translated from the exons ATGAGACGCCTGCTAAACTTGGTCGTTGATGCCCGTAAAGTAATCCGGACCATGTGGTACGCTGTCTCCCCGCACAAGCTAAAAACTACATATGTCCTGCTGTGCACCTCGTCTTTCCAGGGGGACAGCATTTGCAACGGGACGCAGAGCAGCAAAAAGGCGTTGCTGTCAGATCCTCGGCTGTTTGACGCCCAGTTTGACGAGCTGGTGATGGAGCTCTCAGAGCGGGACCTCACCGATCCAGCGTTGGCTGATGCTCTGAACAGGTTaaaagag GTGTTGGTGTACAATTCACCTGGAGGTAAGAGGAACCGAGGTCTGTCTGTGATTGGCTCACTGAGGGAGCTTCTGCCacccactcagctcacacagGACACCGTGCGGCGGGCTCTGGTGGTTGGATGGTGCATTGAGTTG CTTCAGGCCTTTTTCCTCGTGGCAGATGATATCATGGATGCATCCGTGACTCGGAGAGGACAGCCCTGCTGGTACAAGAAG gaTGGGATAGGTCTCGATGCCATCAATGACTCATTTCTCCTAGAGGGCTCCATCTACAGGCTGCTTCGCAGACACTGCAGGGATCAGCCGTACTACGTCCACCTACTGGAGCTATTTACTGAG ACAACTTTCCAGACTGAGCTGGGCCAAGCTCTGGACCTCATGACGGCTCCTCCCGGTCAGATTGACCTGAACAGATTCACCATGGAGAG GTATAAAGCTATTGTAAAATACAAGACTGCCTTTTACTCTTTCTACCTCCCGGTGGCAGCTGCAATGTACATT GCAGGAATTGAGAGTGAAGAGGAACACAATAATGCCAAACATATCTTACTTGAGATGGGAGAGTTCTTTCAAATACAG GATGACTACTTAGACTGTTACGGAGACCCTGCTGTCACAGGAAAGATCGGTACAGACATCCAGGATAACAAATGCAGCTGGCTGGTGGTGAAGGCCCTGCAAAACATGACTGCTGAACAGAGAACAGAACTGGAG GCATGTTATGGGCGCCATGATGATGCCTGTGTGGAAAAGGTCAAAGAGCTTTACAGCACCCTGCAAATGCCAACACTGTACCACAGGTATGAGGAAGAGAGCTACCAGCGGCTACAGAAACTCATCGCTTGTCACGCTCAGAACCTTCCTCACTCAGTCTTCCTCAACTTTGCTAAGAAAATCTACAAGAGGAACAAGTGA
- the fdps gene encoding farnesyl pyrophosphate synthase isoform X2, with protein MGDSICNGTQSSKKALLSDPRLFDAQFDELVMELSERDLTDPALADALNRLKEVLVYNSPGGKRNRGLSVIGSLRELLPPTQLTQDTVRRALVVGWCIELLQAFFLVADDIMDASVTRRGQPCWYKKDGIGLDAINDSFLLEGSIYRLLRRHCRDQPYYVHLLELFTETTFQTELGQALDLMTAPPGQIDLNRFTMERYKAIVKYKTAFYSFYLPVAAAMYIAGIESEEEHNNAKHILLEMGEFFQIQDDYLDCYGDPAVTGKIGTDIQDNKCSWLVVKALQNMTAEQRTELEACYGRHDDACVEKVKELYSTLQMPTLYHRYEEESYQRLQKLIACHAQNLPHSVFLNFAKKIYKRNK; from the exons ATG GGGGACAGCATTTGCAACGGGACGCAGAGCAGCAAAAAGGCGTTGCTGTCAGATCCTCGGCTGTTTGACGCCCAGTTTGACGAGCTGGTGATGGAGCTCTCAGAGCGGGACCTCACCGATCCAGCGTTGGCTGATGCTCTGAACAGGTTaaaagag GTGTTGGTGTACAATTCACCTGGAGGTAAGAGGAACCGAGGTCTGTCTGTGATTGGCTCACTGAGGGAGCTTCTGCCacccactcagctcacacagGACACCGTGCGGCGGGCTCTGGTGGTTGGATGGTGCATTGAGTTG CTTCAGGCCTTTTTCCTCGTGGCAGATGATATCATGGATGCATCCGTGACTCGGAGAGGACAGCCCTGCTGGTACAAGAAG gaTGGGATAGGTCTCGATGCCATCAATGACTCATTTCTCCTAGAGGGCTCCATCTACAGGCTGCTTCGCAGACACTGCAGGGATCAGCCGTACTACGTCCACCTACTGGAGCTATTTACTGAG ACAACTTTCCAGACTGAGCTGGGCCAAGCTCTGGACCTCATGACGGCTCCTCCCGGTCAGATTGACCTGAACAGATTCACCATGGAGAG GTATAAAGCTATTGTAAAATACAAGACTGCCTTTTACTCTTTCTACCTCCCGGTGGCAGCTGCAATGTACATT GCAGGAATTGAGAGTGAAGAGGAACACAATAATGCCAAACATATCTTACTTGAGATGGGAGAGTTCTTTCAAATACAG GATGACTACTTAGACTGTTACGGAGACCCTGCTGTCACAGGAAAGATCGGTACAGACATCCAGGATAACAAATGCAGCTGGCTGGTGGTGAAGGCCCTGCAAAACATGACTGCTGAACAGAGAACAGAACTGGAG GCATGTTATGGGCGCCATGATGATGCCTGTGTGGAAAAGGTCAAAGAGCTTTACAGCACCCTGCAAATGCCAACACTGTACCACAGGTATGAGGAAGAGAGCTACCAGCGGCTACAGAAACTCATCGCTTGTCACGCTCAGAACCTTCCTCACTCAGTCTTCCTCAACTTTGCTAAGAAAATCTACAAGAGGAACAAGTGA
- the fam189b gene encoding protein ENTREP3 yields the protein MPSPSDSSSVASASGSRGWSDSRRGMSGRGPGGARLLLYLGLCHLGLGAMVLAFSFTSMAFTSSARVRQSCPFWAGFFVVASGIVGIISWRRPLTLVVSLFMLLSAVCVILSLAGSMLSCQNAQMVKSMLTCQVENGVCVCCAPTHSCSITEEETLVLYLNADCHSVRHQLKDLLFSACGLSILSTIICTLSTVTCSIHIFSLDLVHLLAPHRSRSVNPECTTPQDAFLTNIMDFEEFVPPIPPPPYYPPEYTCSSETDAQSITYNGSMESPVPLYPTDCPPPYEAVMGQRAASQATVFDPHGTELSGERGTSTAFSGEVSMDSGSLLMSEIVDIPDDSSPSEDSCLMEVGLRTQGDKGNRNSGEGGDGGDSGEYISFRGPPSQTPESPLAGGPRARRFIRGERSNSCSSPSTATTTYRSPVLRRQAMLASSCSQLEAIGKSTSPQQSSVPEFRVRPSTPSHQGAAPFSPAPPISLPPAASEQSGGPGNGPPLPGQPLYLRRRAGKGEKDGEGVRRGSEGLLRLVRSHSEPGLGSSTDTVDFGSGGSKVSMDTGPSSEACLLPRTSLPPATALPRKGSVKSAATGLQVPSKPPPTSPLRLPKDCHRSLGDLKVTRGLVARFLQRSKRNLSPSSEHAGSTGQGPKRRSGVEGAATNHLPLEQVLLTPWNASRGHPAHHAHHPHRRGHHHSHSDSRHNRHHGGRVPEGIHLRSCGDLSSSSSLSLRRLVTPHPPHGSSGALYSESAL from the exons ATGCCTTCGCCATCGGACTCCAGCAGCGTGGCTTCGGCTTCGGGGTCTCGGGGCTGGTCGGACAGCCGCAGGGGCATGTCGGGCCGGGGGCCTGGTGGGGCACGGCTACTCCTGTACCTGGGGCTTTGCCACCTGGGCCTTGGAGCCATGGTTCTGGCCTTCTCCTTCACCAGCATGGCCTTCACCTCCTCAGCCCGTGTGAGGCAGTCCTGTCCATTCTGGGCTGGCTTCTTT gtggTGGCATCAGGGATAGTTGGAATAATCTCATGGAGGAGACCTCTGACGCTGGTG GTGTCACTGTTCATGTTGCTGTCTGCGGTGTGTGTGATCCTCAGCCTGGCCGGCTCCATGCTCTCCTGTCAGAACGCGCAGATGGTCAAGTCTATGCTCACCTGCCAG GTGGAGaatggtgtgtgcgtgtgctgcGCGCCCACTCACTCCTGCTCCATCACAGAAGAGGAGACCCTGGTGCTCTACCTGAATGCTGACTGTCACTCAGTCAGGCATCAGCTGAAG GACCTTTTGTTCAGTGCATGCGGTCTCAGCATTCTCTCCACCATCATCTGTACTCTGTCCACTGTGACGTGCAGCATCCACATATTCTCCCTGGACCTCGTGCACCTG CTGGCCCCGCATCGCTCTCGTTCAGTCAACCCAGAATGCACCACTCCTCAGGACGCCTTCCTGACCAACATCATGGACTTTGAGGAGTTTGTCCCACCCATCCCTCCGCCCCCGTACTATCCTCCTGAGTACACCTGCAGCTCTGAAACAGACGCTCAGAG CATCACTTACAATGGCTCCATGGAGAGCCCTGTTCCTCTCTACCCCACCGACTGCCCTCCTCCGTATGAGGCTGTGATGGGACAAAGAGCTGCAAGCCAg GCAACAGTGTTTGATCCCCATGGCACTGAGCTGTCTGGAGAGAGAGGGACTTCAACTGCCTTCAGTGGAGAAG TGTCCATGGACAGTGGATCTCTGCTGATGTCAGAGATTGTGGACATCCCTGATGATTCCTCCCCCTCTGAGGACTCTTGTCTGATGGAGGTCGGGCTGAGGACTCAGGGGGACAAAGGCAACAGGAACTCTGGCGAGGGGGGAGACGGAGGAGACAGTGGGGAGTACATCAGCTTTCGTGGTCCCCCGTCTCAGACGCCAGAGAGTCCTCTGGCAGGAGGACCGAGAGCCAGGCGCTTCATCAGAGGAGAGCGGTCCAACTCGTGCTCTTCGCCCAGCACAGCGACCACCACATACAG GTCTCCAGTATTGCGTCGCCAGGCCATGCTAGCTAGTAGCTGTTCCCAGCTGGAAGCAATAGGGAAATCCACATCTCCGCAGCAGTCCTCTGTCCCAGAGTTTCGAGTTCGCCCCTCCACTCCCTCACACCAAGGAGCTGCCCCATTCTCCCCTGCTCCTCCCATTTCGTTGCCCCCAGCTGCCAGTGAGCAGAGTGGTGGTCCGGGTAATGGGCCACCCCTCCCGGGCCAACCATTGTACCTTCGACGAAGGGCTGGTAAAGGTGAGAAGGATGGAGAGGGTGTGAGGAGGGGTAGTGAAGGACTCCTGCGTCttgtgaggtcacacagtgAGCCAGGCCTCGGCTCCTCGACTGATACAG TTGACTTTGGCTCTGGAGGCAGCAAAGTATCTATGGACACAG GTCCGTCCTCTGAGGCATGTCTGCTGCCCCGCACCTCTTTACCTCCTGCCACAGCTCTACCGAGGAAAGGCAGCGTGAAATCAGCAGCCACAGGGTTGCAGGTCCCCTCCAAACCTCCCCCCACCTCTCCACTGCGTTTACCTAAAGACTGTCACCGTTCCCTAGGAGACCTTAAG GTGACTCGGGGTCTGGtggctcgcttcctgcagcgcTCCAAACGCAACCTGTCACCCTCTTCCGAGCATGCTGGGAGCACAGGGCAGGGGCCTAAGAGGAGGAGTGGAGTTGAGGGTGCTGCCACCAACCACCTGCCCTTGGAGCAA GTGTTGCTGACCCCGTGGAACGCCAGCCGAGGACACCCCGCCCATCACGCCCATCACCCTCATCGCCGTGGACACCACCACTCCCATAGTGACAGTCGACACAACAGGCACCACGGCGGTCGGGTGCCAGAGGGGATCCACCTGCGCAGTTGTGGGGATTTAAGTTCCTCGTCCTCATTGTCACTACGTCGATTAGTGACACCTCATCCACCACATGGGTCATCAGGCGCTCTCTACTCAGAGTCTGCGCTGTGA